The Chloroflexota bacterium DNA segment AGGGCCGTCAGCCCTTCGCGGAAGTTGGACCGAATGGGCAGGGCGATGATGCGCCCCGCCGGGTCGGCCATCAGCCCGCGCATCCCTGCCAACTGGCGAATGGGCTGCGCACCGCCCTTCGTCGCCCCCGACATGGCCATCGCCCCGATGGGGCTGAGCGGATCCAGCGTCTTGCGCACCTCTTCGGTGATCTCGTCGGTCGCCCGCGTCCACAGGTCCACGATCTTGCTGTACTGCTCGCCGTCGGTGATGAGACCCCGTCGGTACTGGCGCTCAATCTCCTCCACTTCCGCGCCCGTCTCGCGCACGATGCGCTCCTTGGCCTCCGGAATGGTGATGTCGCTGATGGCGATGGTCGCGCCCGACTGCGTCGCGTAGCGGAACCCAATCTCCTTGATGCTGTCCACCAACTTGGCCGTCTGCTCTCGGCCCAGTTTCTGGTAGCACAGCGCCACCACTTCCTTCAGGGCGCTCTTGTCCATCAGGCGGTTCACGAAGCGGAGTTCCTTGGGCAGAATCTGGTTGAACAGCACGCGCCCGACCGTCGTCTCCAGAATCTTCGGAGCTGCTCCGTCGCCTTGCACCATGACCTTGATGCGCGCCTGCAAATCCACAATGCCCAGGTTATACGCCAGTTCCACCTCGTCAAAGTCGGCGAAGACCTTGCCTTCGCCCTTGGCGCCCAGCCGCTCGGTGGTCAGGTAGTAGCAGCCCAGCACCATGTCCTTGGACGGCCCCACAACCGGCTCGCCGTTGGCGGGCAGCAACAGGTTGTTGGCCGACAGCATCAGGGTGCGCGCCTCTTGTACCGCCGACTTGGACAGCGGCACGTGCACGGCCATCTGGTCGCCGTCAAAGTCCGCGTTGAACGCCGGGCAGACCAGCGGGTGAATCTGGATGGCGCTCCCCTCAATGAGCACCACTTCAAATGCCTGGATGCCCAGCCTGTGCAGCGTGGGGGCGCGGTTCAGCAGCACCGGCCGCTCCTTGGTGATCTCTTCTAGGACGTCCCACACCTCCGGGCTAAGCCGATCCACCAGGCGCTTGGCGCTCTTGATGTTGTGCGCGAAGTTGTACTCCACCAGCCGTCGCATCACGAAGGGACGGAAAAGTTCCAGGGCCATCCGCTTCGGGAGGCCGCACTGGTGCAACTGCAAATCAGGCCCCACAACGATCACGGACCGCCCCGAGTAGTCCACGCGCTTCCCCAGCAGGTTGCGGCGGAACCGTCCCTGCTTGCCCTTGAGCATGTCCGACAGGGATTTGAGTTTGCGCTTGCCCGTTCGGGAAATGGCACGCCCTCGGCGGCCGTTGTCCACCAGCGAGTCCACGGCCTCCTGGAGCATGCGCTTCTCGTTCCGCACGATCACGTCGGGCGCGCCCAAATCCAGCAACCTCTTCAGGCGGTTGTTGCGGTTGATGACGCGGCGGTACAGGTCGTTCAGGTCGCTCGTGGCAAACCGCCCGCCGTCCAGTTGCACCATGGGGCGCAACTCCGGCGGAATCACCGGCAGCACGGTCAGGATCATCCATTCGGGCTTGTTGCCGGAGCGGCGGAAGGCTTCCACCACCCGCAACCGCTTCGCCGCCTTCCTGCGCTTCTGCTTGGACTTGGACGTGTTGAGTTCCACACGCAGTTCCTGGGCCATCTTGTCCAGGTTCAGGCCGGCGACGATCTCCCGAATCGCCTCGGCCCCCATGCCGGCGCGGAACACGGTGCCCCACTTGTTCTTGAGGTCATAGTATTCCGTCTCACTGATGAGTTCCAGGGGCTGAAGGCTCTTCAGTTCGTGCACTTCGCGGTCGTACTGCTCGCGCTGCGCGTCAATGTCGCGGCTCAATTTCTCCTGAATCTTCTCTATCTCTTGCGCCGCAGCATGCCGCACCTGATCCTTCTCCAGCGCCAGCGCGGCGGTCTTCTCCTCGCGGTCCCGCCGCAAGCGGGTCTCCAGGTTGCTGACCTCGCGCTGCAAGAGGTCGTTCAGGCGCTTCAGGTGCTCTCGCACGAGGACCTCGCCCTTCTCCGCAATCACATGCTCGCCGACCAGGGTGAGCGTCTCCTCGGCCACCTGATCCAGATGCGCCTCCAGGTACTCGCGCAGGCGGTTGGCCTCCGAAAGCAGCCCTTCGGACTGGCGCGAGAAACTCTCCTCTATTTCGGCCTCATACGCCTCTTGCTGCGACGTCAGCATCTCCAGGCGCTCATCGCGCTGAGCCTCAATCGCGTCTATGGCCTCCTGGGCCTCGGCCTCCAGTTTGGCAATGCGGGCCGCCAGGTCCTTCTCCCTGCGCTGGAGCGCGCGCTGTCGCGCCTCCTCGTCCACGCTGGTAATCACGTACTGCGCGAAGTAGAGGATACGCTCCAGGTTGCGCGGCGACATGTTCAGGAGCAACCCCAAGCGGCTAGGCACGCCCTTCACATACCAGATGTGCGCCACAGGCGACGCAAGGCTGATGTGGCCCATGCGCTCGCGCCGCACCTTGGCCGGCGCCACCTCCACGCCGCACTTCTCGCACACGATGCCCCTGTAGCGAATCCGCTTGTACTTGCCGCAGGCGCACTCCCAGTCCCGCGTCGGGCCAAAGATGCGCTCGCAGAACAGGCCGTCGCGCTCTGGCCGCAACGTGCGATAGTTGATGGTCTCAGGCTTCAGCACCTCGCCGTGAGACCAACTGAGAATCTCCTCCGGAGAAGCAAGTCCAATTCGCAGAGCAGCGAAATCGTTTACTTCCAACGTTGTCCTCCCTACCTATCCCAGCCGGGGAGCGGCAGGCCGCCGCCCAATCGGGGCACGCGCTCTTCCTCTTCCCGGCCAAACTGAATGGTCTCGCCCTTCTCGTCCAGAACCTGCACCGACAACCCCAGGCTCTGGAGTTCCTTCACCAGCACCCGGAACGACTCCGGAACGCCCGGCTCCATGATCGGCTCGCCCTTGACAATCGCCTCGTAGGTCTTCACCCGACCGCTCACGTCGTCGGACTTGATCGTGAGCATCTCCTGCAGGGTGTGGGCCGCGCCGTAGGCTTCCAAAGCCCAAACCTCCATCTCGCCGAACCGCTGGCCGCCAAACTGTGCCTTGCCGCCCAGGGGCTGCTGCGTTACCAGCGAGTAAGGCCCTGTGGAGCGCGCGTGCACCTTGTCTTCCACCAGGTGGAGCAGTTTCATCATGTTGATGATGCCCACCGTTACCGGCTGGTCAAAGGGCATGCCGGTCTTGCCGTCGTACACGATCATCTTGCCCGAGGTGGGCAGCGGCAGATTGCGCTCTCGGCTCACCTTCAGGGCGTGGGCGAACAAATCCTCGTCCTTGATGGCGGCCGGATCTACACCCTGGTCGTGGAGCCACATGCGCAGGCACGCGGTGCGCGCCTCTTCATCGGCGGCCTTGCGCTCGGCCACGGACCGCTGGTTGTCCTCAAAGGCCAGCAGGCGATCGGGGTCGTAGCCCTGCTCGCGCAGCCATTCCTGCAACGCCGCCCTCCGCGCATAGTTGCGATCGTACACCAGCGCCTCAGGGTCGTAGGGCTTGCCCTCAAGCCAGTGGGCCAGGAACAGCCGCCGCACATCCTCGTCGTCTTCCAGTTCGTCCTCCGAGTACCCCTCTTCGGCCACCCAGCGCCACGCCCGTTCGGTAATGTCCTCCCAGGCGCGGTCCGCCATCCACGCGCGGGCCAACTCCGCCGAAATCTCATCCTCGTCCGCGCCGTCAAACACGGGCGAAATCGCGCGGAACCCCAGGCGGTCCGCCGCCCAGCCCAGGTGGGTCTCCAGAATCTGCCCGATGTTCATGCGCGCAGGCACGCCCAGCGGGTTCAGGATAATCTCAACCGGCGTGCCATCGGCCAGGAAGGGCATGTCCTCCACCGGCACCACCTTGGAGATGACGCCCTTGTTCCCGTGGCGTCCGGCCATCTTGTCGCCTTCCATCACCTTGCGCAACTGAGCCACGCTCACCTGCACCAGCCGATCCACGCCCGCCGGCAGGTCGCGATGCTCCTCGCGGTCAAACACCTTGACTTCCACGACCTTGCCGCGCTCGCCGTGGGGCAGCCGCAGCGACGAATCCTTCACCTCCCGCGCCTTCTCGCCGAAGATGGCGCGAAGGAGTTTCTCCTCCGGCGTGAGGTCCCCCTCGCCCTTAGGCGTGAGTTTGCCGACCAAAATGTCGCCCGGCCGAACCTCCGCGCCGATGCGGATGATGCCTTCCTCATCCAGGTCCTTCAGGGCCTCCTCGCCGACGTTCGGGATGTCGCGTGTGATCTCTTCGGGACCCAGTTTGGTATCCCGCGCCTCAACCTCGTGCTTCTCAATGTGCACCGACGAGAACTTGTCGTCCCAGACCAGTTTCTCCGAGATGAGCACCGCGTCCTCGTAGTTGCCGCCTTCCCACGACATGAAAGCCACCAGCACATTCTGCCCCAGCGCCAGTTCGCCGCCATCCGTAGAAGAACTGTCGGCAAGCACCGTGCCCTTCTCCACGCGGTCCCCCTTGGACACGCGCGGGCGCTGATCAATGCAGGTGCTCTGGTTGGAGCGGGCAAACCGCCGCAGCGGGTACACGGTCAACTGGCCGTCATCGCCCGCCACCACGATCTGGCGCCCCGTAACCGAGACGACCTCGCCTGCCTGCTGCGCCAGCACCACCTGGCCCGAATCCCACGCCGCCTGCGCCTCAATCCCCGTGCCCACAATGGGCGCTTCGGGCGCGATCAGGGGCACCGCCTGCCGCTGCATGTTGGACCCCATCAGGGCGCGGTTGGCGTCGTCGTGCTCCAGGAACGGGATCAGCGCCGCCGACACGCTCACAATCTGCTTGGGCGACACGTCCATATATTCCACGCGCAGCACCGAATCCATCAGGAACTGCTGGTGCCGACGTACCGACACGCGGTTCTCCACGAACTGGCCGTACTCGTCCAACTGCGCGTTGGCCTGCGCGATGGTGTGCTGGTCTTCCTCGTCGGCACTCAAGTACACGATCTCGTTGGTAACGGCCGGCACCACGTCCACCATGTCCTTGCCCTCAAGGGGCAGGGCTGCGATCCGTTCGGCCAGGTCCGCGGTTACGAACGTGCCCGCCTGCGCCACCACCTCGCCCGTCTCCGGGTCCACGATCTTCTCGCGGAGCGTGTGGTTGACGAGGCCCTCCACCGTGCGCGGCACCTGCCGAATCACCTTGCGGTAGGGCGTCTCAATGAACCCGAACTCATTGATGCGCGCATAGGTGGCCAGGGAACCGATAAGGCCGATGTTCGGCCCTTCGGGGGTCTCAATGGGGCAGATGCGGCCGTAGTGGCTGTGGTGCACGTCGCGCACGTCAAAACCGGCGCGCTCGCGACGCAGGCCGCCCGGGCCCAACGCCGAAAGGCGACGCTTGTGCGTCAGTTCGGCTAGCGGGTTCGTCTGATCCATGAACTGGGACAACTGGCTGCCGCCGAAGAACTCGCGGATGGCCGCCACCACAGGTCGGATGTTCACCAGGCTCACCGGGCTCATCTGCTCCGGGTCGCGGATGCTCATGCGCTCGCGCACCACGCGCTCCATGCGCAAAAGCCCGATGCGCAACTGGTTCTGGATCAACTCGCCCACCGTTTTGATGCGTCGGTTGCCCAGATGGTCAATATCATCGGGCGGCTCCGCGCCGTTGTTCACGAGGATGATGCGCTCCACGACCTTGACCAGGTCTTCCTTGGTAAGCACCTGCACCGACAGGGGGGTATCCAGTCCGAGGCGCTTGTTGAGTTTGTAGCGCCCCACGCGGCCCAGGTCATAGCGTCGCGGGTTGAAGAACAGCGCATCCAGGAAGTTGCGCGCATTCTCCTCCGTCGGGGGGTCGCCGGGCCGCAGTTTCTTGTAGAACTCCAGCAGCGCCGTCTCTTGCGTCTTCGTGGTGTCGCGGTCAATGGTCGCCTGGATGTAGGAATGCGCCGGGACGGTATCCACCGCGCTGAACAGCGCCAGCAGTTCCTCATCCGAGCCGAACCCCACCGCCCTCAGGAGCACCGTTACCGGCAGTTTGCGCTTCCGGTCCACCTTGACGGAGATCACGTCCTTCTTGCTGGTCTCAAACTCCAGCCACGCGCCACGGTTGGGAATCAATTTGGCGAAGCACAGGTCGCGGCCGGTGGAAGGCTCTTTCTCCAGCGTGAAGTACGCCCCGGGCGACCGAATCAACTGGCTGACGACCACGCGCTCGGCGCCGTTGATGATGAACGTGCCGTTCTCGGTCATGAGCGGGAAGTCGCCAAAGAAGACCTCCTGCTCTTGCACCTCGCCCGTATCCTTGTTCACGAGGCGCACCTTGACCCAGAGGGGCGCCGCTAGGGTCATGTCGCGCTCGCGGCACTCTTTCTCGGAGTACTTCGGCTCATCAAATCGGAACGAGTCAAAGTGAAGTTCCAGGTTCTTGTTGAAACTCTGGATCGGCGAAATCTCTTGGAATAGTTCCTTCAGCCCCTCCGTTTTGAACCACTCAAACGCCTCCAACTGAACTTCAATCAGGCGAGGCAACGGGAGTACGTCGGGCAGCCTGGCATAGTTCTTAACCGCCGCATTCAGGCTCATGCACATCCGCTCCTTACACGATAGGTTACGCACTTGGTTTGGCGCAGCCCTCAACAGGGGGACACAAATCGCGCGCCACACTCGCGGCCAGCGGGGACTTGTATTTCGGGAACCCTTGCGGAACAGAAAACCAAAGGGTCGGCGTCGGACGAATCCAGCGCAGCGCAAAACCCCGGCTCTCGCCTACCCCTGCCACTCCAACCGGCCACGTCACCCTCCGCGCAACACAAAAGCAGCCTGAGAGCGACCTTGCCCGCGTCTTTGCAGGGAACCGAACCGGGGATAAGAAACCGTCGCGCGCCCTGGAACAAAAGTCAAAACCTAACCGTCCCTGGATTCCAAAACAGAACGCACAGGTGTACCTGGCCCACTTGCCGCAACTTCCCATTATAGCAAGGGGTCTCGCATTTGTCAAATCAGGCCCACGCGCTGAAATGCGGCCGTGC contains these protein-coding regions:
- the rpoC gene encoding DNA-directed RNA polymerase subunit beta', whose amino-acid sequence is MEVNDFAALRIGLASPEEILSWSHGEVLKPETINYRTLRPERDGLFCERIFGPTRDWECACGKYKRIRYRGIVCEKCGVEVAPAKVRRERMGHISLASPVAHIWYVKGVPSRLGLLLNMSPRNLERILYFAQYVITSVDEEARQRALQRREKDLAARIAKLEAEAQEAIDAIEAQRDERLEMLTSQQEAYEAEIEESFSRQSEGLLSEANRLREYLEAHLDQVAEETLTLVGEHVIAEKGEVLVREHLKRLNDLLQREVSNLETRLRRDREEKTAALALEKDQVRHAAAQEIEKIQEKLSRDIDAQREQYDREVHELKSLQPLELISETEYYDLKNKWGTVFRAGMGAEAIREIVAGLNLDKMAQELRVELNTSKSKQKRRKAAKRLRVVEAFRRSGNKPEWMILTVLPVIPPELRPMVQLDGGRFATSDLNDLYRRVINRNNRLKRLLDLGAPDVIVRNEKRMLQEAVDSLVDNGRRGRAISRTGKRKLKSLSDMLKGKQGRFRRNLLGKRVDYSGRSVIVVGPDLQLHQCGLPKRMALELFRPFVMRRLVEYNFAHNIKSAKRLVDRLSPEVWDVLEEITKERPVLLNRAPTLHRLGIQAFEVVLIEGSAIQIHPLVCPAFNADFDGDQMAVHVPLSKSAVQEARTLMLSANNLLLPANGEPVVGPSKDMVLGCYYLTTERLGAKGEGKVFADFDEVELAYNLGIVDLQARIKVMVQGDGAAPKILETTVGRVLFNQILPKELRFVNRLMDKSALKEVVALCYQKLGREQTAKLVDSIKEIGFRYATQSGATIAISDITIPEAKERIVRETGAEVEEIERQYRRGLITDGEQYSKIVDLWTRATDEITEEVRKTLDPLSPIGAMAMSGATKGGAQPIRQLAGMRGLMADPAGRIIALPIRSNFREGLTALEYFISTHGARKGLADTALRTADAGYLTRRLVDVAQDVIITEEDCGTRSGIWVDVESTKRIDPRMELKDRVLGRVAASPIAHPKTGEVLVEAGAMIDEDALSRLVKAGVTRVYVRSPLTCRSEFGLCRKCYGRDLARGELVALGEAVGIIAAQSIGEPGTQLTLRTFHTGGVAGAEDITQGLPRVEELFEARVPKGEAVIAEIDGVVDVIWQGDQRKVKITSSRVVSEEYAIPSGYSRKVEDGDQIQEGAVLAEGPDGAVTARIPGQVFFEEDKAIVRREEVEEREYDIPAAARLRVERGMEVKAGDQLTEGAKNPREVLRIQGAEAAQMYLLEEVQKVYRSQGVNIHDKHIEIIIRQMLRKVRVRSSGDTDMLPGMMVDRFEFERRNEEVIAQGGKPATGAPALLGVTKAALSTESFLAAASFQETTRVLTEAAIEGAVDELRGLKENVIIGKLIPVGSAFRPPRRLFRERVQLEIREPGVAGELESGETSPESFEDDDAEFD
- a CDS encoding DNA-directed RNA polymerase subunit beta translates to MSLNAAVKNYARLPDVLPLPRLIEVQLEAFEWFKTEGLKELFQEISPIQSFNKNLELHFDSFRFDEPKYSEKECRERDMTLAAPLWVKVRLVNKDTGEVQEQEVFFGDFPLMTENGTFIINGAERVVVSQLIRSPGAYFTLEKEPSTGRDLCFAKLIPNRGAWLEFETSKKDVISVKVDRKRKLPVTVLLRAVGFGSDEELLALFSAVDTVPAHSYIQATIDRDTTKTQETALLEFYKKLRPGDPPTEENARNFLDALFFNPRRYDLGRVGRYKLNKRLGLDTPLSVQVLTKEDLVKVVERIILVNNGAEPPDDIDHLGNRRIKTVGELIQNQLRIGLLRMERVVRERMSIRDPEQMSPVSLVNIRPVVAAIREFFGGSQLSQFMDQTNPLAELTHKRRLSALGPGGLRRERAGFDVRDVHHSHYGRICPIETPEGPNIGLIGSLATYARINEFGFIETPYRKVIRQVPRTVEGLVNHTLREKIVDPETGEVVAQAGTFVTADLAERIAALPLEGKDMVDVVPAVTNEIVYLSADEEDQHTIAQANAQLDEYGQFVENRVSVRRHQQFLMDSVLRVEYMDVSPKQIVSVSAALIPFLEHDDANRALMGSNMQRQAVPLIAPEAPIVGTGIEAQAAWDSGQVVLAQQAGEVVSVTGRQIVVAGDDGQLTVYPLRRFARSNQSTCIDQRPRVSKGDRVEKGTVLADSSSTDGGELALGQNVLVAFMSWEGGNYEDAVLISEKLVWDDKFSSVHIEKHEVEARDTKLGPEEITRDIPNVGEEALKDLDEEGIIRIGAEVRPGDILVGKLTPKGEGDLTPEEKLLRAIFGEKAREVKDSSLRLPHGERGKVVEVKVFDREEHRDLPAGVDRLVQVSVAQLRKVMEGDKMAGRHGNKGVISKVVPVEDMPFLADGTPVEIILNPLGVPARMNIGQILETHLGWAADRLGFRAISPVFDGADEDEISAELARAWMADRAWEDITERAWRWVAEEGYSEDELEDDEDVRRLFLAHWLEGKPYDPEALVYDRNYARRAALQEWLREQGYDPDRLLAFEDNQRSVAERKAADEEARTACLRMWLHDQGVDPAAIKDEDLFAHALKVSRERNLPLPTSGKMIVYDGKTGMPFDQPVTVGIINMMKLLHLVEDKVHARSTGPYSLVTQQPLGGKAQFGGQRFGEMEVWALEAYGAAHTLQEMLTIKSDDVSGRVKTYEAIVKGEPIMEPGVPESFRVLVKELQSLGLSVQVLDEKGETIQFGREEEERVPRLGGGLPLPGWDR